One genomic window of Bdellovibrio sp. ArHS includes the following:
- a CDS encoding biopolymer transporter ExbD, with translation MKTSSFANVGKKRSPLGDLQNLKPGMKKKKSAAGSLALALPLTSLIDAFSIIVIYLLIGTQNSGIESTVPAKMSLPMAEHSVGIEKETPILTIEKGVYRLNDEVVPVRALGQKLTELKAKSQEKLVELLVQADQEMKYEDLDPLLRASSESGFEKMKFAVVPAR, from the coding sequence ATGAAAACATCGTCCTTTGCGAATGTTGGTAAAAAAAGATCCCCTTTAGGCGATTTACAAAACCTAAAGCCCGGAATGAAGAAAAAGAAGAGTGCCGCAGGCAGCCTCGCCTTAGCTCTGCCACTTACTTCATTGATTGACGCTTTTTCAATCATCGTCATCTATCTTCTGATCGGAACCCAGAACAGCGGTATTGAATCCACAGTTCCCGCGAAGATGTCCTTACCGATGGCCGAGCACAGTGTCGGTATTGAAAAAGAGACGCCGATCTTGACGATCGAAAAAGGGGTCTATCGTCTGAATGACGAAGTTGTTCCCGTGCGCGCTTTGGGACAAAAACTGACCGAGCTGAAGGCAAAATCTCAAGAGAAACTGGTGGAGCTTCTAGTTCAAGCTGATCAGGAAATGAAATACGAAGATTTGGATCCTCTTTTACGAGCGAGTTCCGAATCAGGTTTTGAAAAAATGAAATTCGCGGTGGTACCAGCAAGATGA
- a CDS encoding biopolymer transporter ExbD codes for MSMTGGSGDDKDLNFELNILPILDILSVLICFLLLTAVWIQIGTIDTRQAIGDNSVAGAKNPPSLWITVNTQGAVQLSLRDLPNAKTHEEQIQASGRSVNWAVLEQKLQALRAKWPDLKTGVVRPEAQASYGDVIRIMDKLKQNQFEGVGLSPLG; via the coding sequence ATGAGCATGACGGGCGGATCGGGCGACGACAAAGACTTGAACTTTGAACTTAATATATTACCGATCTTGGACATTCTATCGGTTCTTATCTGCTTCCTTCTTCTTACGGCAGTATGGATTCAGATCGGAACTATCGATACGCGCCAGGCGATCGGTGATAACTCTGTGGCTGGAGCAAAGAATCCTCCATCACTTTGGATCACGGTAAACACACAGGGTGCGGTTCAGCTCTCTTTGCGCGATTTGCCCAATGCTAAAACTCACGAAGAGCAGATTCAGGCTTCCGGCCGCAGTGTGAACTGGGCGGTGCTTGAACAGAAACTTCAAGCTCTTCGCGCTAAATGGCCTGACCTTAAAACAGGCGTGGTTCGTCCTGAAGCACAAGCGTCTTATGGCGATGTGATTCGCATAATGGACAAACTAAAACAAAACCAATTTGAAGGAGTGGGTTTATCCCCACTTGGGTAG
- a CDS encoding MotA/TolQ/ExbB proton channel family protein: MEFLLSLGRGFTSSDAIWMWTILAAQIVSIAIIAERAFALFGARKTNQKELSKVLAEDIRSGNLEKALRRSLQMGTKEPLGVVAAAGIQAAMDMGGKEEIQLKMDEVLLEENSRVEKRIGFLAMFANVATLLGLLGTITGLIHSFAGISNANPAEKATILSQGISLAMNTTAYGLIVAVPALIMYAVLQNRASRLTDDLNKGALNLFIQLGFHYEPVSTSKEVPANSGR; encoded by the coding sequence ATGGAATTCTTATTATCACTAGGTCGTGGTTTCACATCGTCAGACGCTATCTGGATGTGGACTATTTTGGCGGCACAAATCGTTTCTATCGCGATCATTGCCGAAAGAGCTTTTGCCCTTTTTGGTGCTCGCAAAACCAACCAGAAAGAACTTTCCAAGGTATTGGCAGAAGATATTCGTTCTGGAAACTTGGAAAAAGCACTTCGCCGTTCGTTGCAAATGGGCACAAAAGAGCCTTTGGGTGTAGTCGCTGCGGCGGGCATTCAAGCGGCGATGGATATGGGCGGTAAAGAGGAAATCCAGCTTAAAATGGATGAGGTTCTTCTTGAGGAAAACTCGCGCGTGGAAAAACGTATTGGCTTTTTGGCAATGTTTGCCAACGTCGCGACTCTTTTAGGTCTTTTGGGAACTATCACGGGTTTGATCCACTCTTTCGCGGGTATTTCGAACGCCAACCCTGCGGAAAAAGCGACCATCCTTTCTCAAGGTATTTCTTTGGCAATGAACACGACAGCTTATGGTTTGATCGTCGCAGTTCCTGCTTTGATCATGTATGCGGTTTTGCAAAACCGTGCTTCGCGTTTGACGGATGACCTTAATAAGGGAGCTTTAAACCTTTTCATTCAACTGGGCTTCCACTACGAACCGGTTTCTACATCTAAAGAAGTTCCAGCGAACTCTGGGAGATAG